From Phyllopteryx taeniolatus isolate TA_2022b chromosome 18, UOR_Ptae_1.2, whole genome shotgun sequence, the proteins below share one genomic window:
- the cad gene encoding CAD protein isoform X2, whose translation MSEKTSSTTTASLILEDGTRFTGNLFGAKVSVCGEVVFQTGMVGYPEALTDPSYRCQLLTLTYPLVGNYGVPADEEGAFGLSKWFESSKIHAAALVIGEVSDSPSHWSSVKSLDRWLQEQGVPGLQGIDTRCLTKKIREKGTMLGKLVLEGTPDDSVPFDNPDNRNLVQEVSMREPQIFNPSGSLRITAVDCGIKYNQIRCLAERGARITVVPWDHPLDSAEFDGLFISNGPGDPLLCQATINNVRKVVRVDNPKPLFGICLGHQLLSLVIGAKTFKMKYGNRGHNQPCLHKGTGRCFITSQNHGFAVDPDTLPAHWDVLFTNANDHSNEGIVHNTQPLFSVQFHPEHMAGPTDLVGLFDVFLDTVRDHKEGRAGKSVKQRLMDHLVYVGSPKPEEASRPRKVLILGSGGLSIGQAGEFDYSGSQAIKALKEENIQTVLINPNIATVQTSKGLADKVYFLPLTPEYVTQVIKNERPDGVLLTFGGQTALNCGVELTKLGVLEKYNVKVLGTPVASIEMTEDRKIFVEKMEEINEHVAPSEAALSVEQAVAAAERLGYPVLVRSAFALGGLGSGFANSGEELTSLVTSAFAHTSQVLVDKSLKGWKEIEYEVVRDAYDNCVTVCNMENIDPLGIHTGESIVVAPSQTLNNHEYNMLRNTAIKVVRHLGIVGECNIQYALNPESDQYYIIEVNARLSRSSALASKATGYPLAYVAAKLGLGIPLPQLKNSVTNSTTANFEPSLDYCVVKVPRWDLSKFLRVSTKIGSSMKSVGEVMAIGRSFEEAFQKALRMVDENCVGFDHTIKPVSEQELQTPTDKRIFVLAAALRAGYTVDQLYELTKIDRWFLHKMKNIADHERLLEMYNQDESLMPPEVMRKAKQLGFSDKQIALAVQSTELAVRKLRHDWSILPAVKQIDTVAAEWPAFTNYLYLTYNATQHDLSFSELHVMVIGSGVYRIGSSVEFDWCAVGCITELRKMGYKTIMVNYNPETVSTDYDMCDRLYFDEISFEVVMDIYEMENPEGVILSMGGQLPNNIAMSLHRQQCRILGTSPEFIDSAENRFKFSRMLDTIGISQPQWKELSDTESAISFCETVGYPCLVRPSYVLSGAAMNVAHSDGDLEKYLSNAVAVSKEHPVVISKFIQEAKEIDVDAVACDGVVMAIAVSEHVENAGVHSGDATLVTPPQDLNQKTMERIKMIVHAIGQELQVTGPFNLQLIAKDDQLKVIECNIRVSRSFPFVSKTLGVDLVALATQVIMGEEVEPVGLMRGKGIVGVKVPQFSFSRLAGADVVLGVEMTSTGEVACFGENRYEAYLKAMLSTGFKIPKKNILLSIGSYKNKSELLPTVQALESLGYDLYASLGTADFYTEHGVKVTAVDWPFEEDDSECPTKEKQRSIMNYLEENHFDLVVNLSMRNSGGRRLSSFVTKGYRTRRMAIDYSVPLIIDIKCTKLFVQALRQIGRSPPVKTHIDSMTSQTLVRLPGLIDVHVHLREPGATHKEDFSSGTAAALAGGVTMVCAMPNTSPAVTDATSLALVQKLAKAGCRCDYALYLGAASDNAAVLPSVATQAVGLKMYLNDTYSTLKMDNVSLWMEHFEKWPKHLPIVAHAEKQTVAAILMVAQLYQRPVHICHVAKKEEIVIIRAAKQKGIHVTCEVAPHHLFLCEDNLVEIGDGRAQVRPMLGSREDMEALWENLDIIDCFATDHAPHSVEEKNSEHPPPGYPGLETMLPLLLTAVSDGRLTLDDIIRRLHDNPRRIFSLPVQDNTYVEVDLEQEWVIPQAMQFTKSKWTPFQGMKVKGKVRRVVLRGEVAYIDGQVLVPPGYGEDVKSWPVASVLSPESPLTPERPRPTPPRDGLVRTRAPSPRRSAGESRYLQPARVHRSSDPGLPPEMVMLPPSGVAEGYSHPPPLSRLMSPQAMPGQTPAGQLPHAQVSPLLHPLVGQHVLSVRQFSKDQMSHLFNIAHTLRLLVQKERSLDILKGKVMASMFYEASTRTSSSFAAAMQRLGGSVVHFSESTSSAQKGESLADSVQTMSCYADVLVVRHPMPGAVESASRHCRKPVINAGDGVGEHPTQALLDVFTIREELGTVNGMTITMVGDLKHGRTVHSLAKLLTQYRITLRYVAPKNLHMPAEIIDYVASKGIKQDADVVRRRSLRASRKRCPRPTSST comes from the exons ATGTCCGAGAAGACTTCAAGCACCACCACGGCGAGCCTGATCCTGGAGGACGGGACCCGGTTTACCGGCAACCTTTTCGGCGCTAAAGTCTCAGTCTGTGGCGAAGTTG TTTTCCAGACAGGGATGGTGGGCTACCCCGAGGCCCTGACCGACCCGTCGTACCGCTGCCAGCTGCTTACACTCACCTACCCGCTGGTGGGCAACTACGGCGTGCCAGCGGACGAAGAGGGTGCGTTCGGACTGAGCAAG TGGTTCGAGTCGTCAAAGATCCACGCCGCCGCTCTCGTCATCGGGGAGGTGTCAGACAGTCCGAGCCACTGGAGCTCAGTCAAGTCCTTGGACCGCTGGCTTCAGGAGCAAGGAGTTCCTGGACTACAAG GCATCGACACCCGCTGCCTGACCAAAAAGATCCGCGAGAAGGGGACCATGTTGGGGAAGCTGGTTCTGGAGGGGACCCCCGACGACAGCGTTCCCTTTGACAATCCCGACAACAGGAACCTGGTCCAGGAGGTGTCCATGAGG GAGCCGCAGATATTCAACCCCAGCGGAAGTCTGCGGATCACGGCGGTGGACTGTGGCATCAAATACAACCAAATCCGCTGCCTGGCCGAGCGAGGGGCCCGCATCACCGTTGTACCCTGGGACCACCCGCTGGACAGCGCAG AATTTGACGGTTTGTTCATCAGCAACGGTCCAGGCGATCCGCTGCTCTGCCAGGCCACCATCAACAACGTGCGGAAGGTGGTGCGCGTGGATAACCCCAAACCGCTTTTCGGCATCTGCCTGGGACACCAGCTGCTCTCCTTGGTCATCGGCGCAAAAACCTTCAAGATGAA GTACGGCAACCGTGGCCACAACCAGCCCTGCCTCCACAAGGGCACCGGCCGCTGCTTCATCACCAGTCAGAACCACGGCTTCGCGGTGGACCCCGACACGCTGCCGGCCCACTGGGATGTCCTCTTCACGAACGCCAACGACCACAGCAACGAGGGCATCGTGCACAACACGCAGCCGCTCTTCAG TGTCCAGTTCCATCCCGAGCACATGGCCGGCCCGACGGATCTGGTCGGCCTGTTTGACGTGTTCCTCGACACCGTCAGAGACCACAAGGAGGGCCGCGCTGGCAAATCCG TCAAGCAGCGTCTGATGGACCATCTCGTCTACGTGGGTTCCCCCAAGCCCGAAGAGGCGTCCCGACCGAGGAAGGTCCTCATCCTGGGTTCTGGAGGTCTTTCCATTGGCCAGGCTGGCGAGTTTGACTACTCGGGATCTCAG gctATTAAGGCTCTAAAGGAAGAGAACAtccaaactgtgctgatcaACCCCAACATCGCTACAGTGCAGACCTCCAAAGGTCTGGCAGACAAAGTTTACTTCCTCCCGCTCACGCCGGAGTATGTCACTCAG GTTATCAAAAACGAGCGTCCAGACGGCGTCCTGCTGACGTTCGGCGGGCAGACGGCGCTGAACTGCGGCGTGGAGCTGACCAAGCTCGGCGTGCTGGAGAAGTACAACGTGAAGGTTCTGGGCACGCCAGTGGCCTCCATCGAGATGACCGAGGACAGGAAGATCTTTGTGGAGAAGATGGAGGAGATCAACGAGCATGTGGCGCCCAGCGAGGCGGCTCTGTCTGTGGAGCAG GCAGTGGCGGCTGCGGAGCGCCTGGGCTACCCCGTTCTGGTGCGCTCGGCCTTCGCCCTGGGCGGCCTGGGCTCGGGCTTCGCCAACAGCGGCGAGGAGCTGACCTCTCTGGTCACGTCGGCCTTTGCGCACACCTCACAGGTGCTGGTGGATAAGTCGCTGAAGGGCTGGAAGGAGATCGAGTACGAGGTGGTGCGCGACGCGTACGACAACTGCGTCACT GTGTGTAACATGGAGAACATTGACCCTCTGGGCATCCACACCGGAGAGTCTATCGTCGTGGCGCCCAGTCAGACGCTCAACAACCACGAGTACAACATGCTGAGGAACACCGCCATCAAGGTCGTCCGCCACCTCGGCATCGTGGGAGAGTGCAACATCCAGTATGCGCTCAATCCCGAATCGGACCAG TACTACATCATCGAGGTGAACGCCCGCCTGTCGCGCAGCTCCGCCCTGGCCAGCAAGGCAACAGGTTACCCTCTGGCATACGTGGCGGCAAAACTCGGGCTGGGGATCCCGCTGCCTCAACTCAA GAATTCCGTCACCAACTCGACCACGGCCAACTTTGAGCCCAGTCTGGACTATTGCGTGGTGAAAGTGCCTCGCTGGGATCTGAGCAAGTTCCTGAGGGTCTCCACCAAAATCGGAAGCTCCATGAAAAGCGTCG GTGAGGTGATGGCTATTGGCCGCAGCTTCGAGGAGGCCTTCCAGAAGGCTCTGAGGATGGTGGATGAGAACTGCGTCGGGTTTGACCACACCATCAAGCCCGTGTCTGAACAG GAGCTCCAGACGCCCACTGACAAGCGGATCTTTGTTCTGGCCGCCGCCCTGCGTGCCGGCTACACGGTAGACCAACTGTACGAGCTGACCAAGATCGACCGCTGGTTCCTGCACAAGATGAAGAACATTGCCGACCACGAGCGACTGCTTGAGATGTACAACCAG GACGAGAGTCTCATGCCGCCCGAGGTGATGCGCAAGGCCAAGCAGCTGGGCTTCTCCGACAAGCAGATCGCACTGGCTGTACAGAG CACCGAGCTGGCGGTGAGGAAGCTGCGCCACGATTGGTCCATTCTTCCTGCAGTCAAGCAGATCGACACGGTGGCGGCGGAGTGGCCGGCCTTCACCAACTACCTGTACCTCACCTACAACGCCACCCAGCACGACCTGAGCTTCAGCGAGCTGCACGTCATGGTGATCGGGTCGGGCGTCTACCGCATCGGCAGCAGCGTGGAGTTCGACTGGTGCGCGGTGGGCTGCATCACGGAGCTCCGGAAG ATGGGCTACAAGACCATAATGGTGAACTACAACCCCGAGACAGTCAGCACGGACTACGACATGTGCGACCGCCTCTACTTTGACGAAATCTCCTTTgag GTGGTGATGGATATCTACGAGATGGAAAACCCCGAGGGCGTGATCCTGTCCATGGGCGGCCAGCTGCCCAACAACATTGCCATGTCGCTGCACCGCCAGCAGTGCCGCATCCTGGGAACCTCGCCCGAGTTCATCGACTCGGCGGAGAACAGGTTCAAGTTCTCCAGAATGCTGGACACCATCGGCATCAGCCAGCCACAGTGGAAAGAACTCTCTGATACCGAG TCCGCTATAAGTTTTTGTGAGACGGTGGGCTACCCGTGCTTGGTTCGACCGTCCTACGTGCTGAGTGGCGCCGCCATGAACGTGGCGCACAGTGACGGCGACCTGGAAAAATATCTGAGCAACGCCGTGGCTGTGTCCAAGGAGCATCCTGTCGTCATCTCCAAGTTCATACAGGAGGCCAAG GAAATAGACGTGGACGCGGTGGCGTGCGACGGCGTGGTGATGGCCATCGCCGTGTCCGAGCACGTGGAGAACGCCGGCGTGCACTCGGGCGACGCCACGCTGGTGACGCCCCCTCAGGACCTCAACCAGAAGACCATGGAGAGGATCAAGATGATCGTCCACGCCATCGGGCAAGAACTGCAGGTCACGGGGCCCTTCAATCTGCAGCTCATTGCAAAG GACGACCAGCTGAAGGTGATCGAGTGCAACATTCGCGTCTCGCGCTCCTTCCCCTTCGTATCCAAGACGCTGGGCGTGGACCTCGTCGCCCTGGCGACACAGGTCATCATGGGTGAGGAGGTGGAGCCCGTGGGCCTGATGAGAGGAAAGGGTATTGTGGGCGTCAAG GTTCCTCAGTTTTCCTTCTCGCGGCTGGCGGGTGCTGACGTGGTGCTCGGCGTGGAGATGACCAGTACTGGAGAGGTGGCGTGTTTTGGTGAAAACCGCTATGAGGCCTACCTCAAAGCCATGCTCTCCACCGGCTTCAAGATTCCCAAGAAGAACATTCTGCTCTCCATTGGCAGCTATAAG aatAAGAGCGAGTTGCTGCCCACCGTCCAGGCTCTGGAGTCGCTGGGTTACGACCTGTATGCCAGTCTGGGCACGGCTGATTTCTACACAGAACATGGCGTCAAG GTGACGGCCGTTGACTGGCCATTCGAGGAGGACGACAGCGAGTGTCCCACCAAGGAGAAGCAGCGCAGCATCATGAACTACCTGGAGGAGAACCACTTTGACCTGGTGGTGAACCTCTCCATGAGGAACAGCGGGGGGCGCCGCCTGTCCTCCTTCGTCACCAAGGGTTACCGCACCCGCCGCATGGCCATTGACTACTCGGTGCCGCTCATTATCGACATCAAGTGCACCAAACTCTTTGTTCAG GCGCTCCGTCAGATTGGTCGAAGTCCGCCGGTGAAGACTCACATCGACAGCATGACGTCACAGACGCTGGTCCGCCTGCCTG GTCTTATCGACGTCCACGTCCActtgcgggagcctggcgccaCCCACAAGGAGGACTTCTCTTCTGGCACGGCGGCTGCCCTGGCAGGCGGAGTGACCATGGTGTGCGCCATGCCCAACACCTCCCCCGCCGTCACCGACGCCACCTCTCTGGCCCTCGTGCAGAAG CTCGCTAAAGCCGGCTGCCGCTGCGACTACGCCCTGTACCTGGGCGCCGCCTCAGACAACGCGGCTGTGCTGCCGTCCGTTGCCACTCAGGCTGTCGGCCTGAAGATGTACCTGAACGACACCTACTCCACCCTCAAGATGGACAACGTCTCGCTGTGGATGGAG CACTTTGAGAAGTGGCCCAAGCATCTTCCCATCGTGGCACACGCGGAGAAGCAGACAGTGGCCGCCATCTTGATGGTGGCTCAGCTCTACCAGCGGCCGGTGCACATCTGCCACGTGGCCAAGAAGGAGGAG ATCGTGATCATTCGGGCCGCCAAGCAGAAGGGCATCCACGTGACGTGTGAGGTGGCGCCCCATCACCTGTTCCTGTGCGAAGATAACTTGGTGGAAATCGGCGATGGGCGAGCGCAGGTGCGACCCATGCTGGGCTCCCGGGAGGACATGGAGGCGCTGTGGGAGAACTTGGACATTATCGACTGCTTCGCCACGGACCACG ctCCTCACTCTGTGGAGGAGAAGAACAGCGAGCACCCTCCCCCGGGCTACCCCGGCCTGGAGACCATGCTGCCGCTGCTGCTCACCGCCGTCAGCGACGGTCGTTTAACTTTGGACGACATCATCCGCCGTCTCCACGACAACCCGCGCCGCATCTTCAGCCTGCCCGTGCAGGACAACACCTACGTGGAG GTGGACTTGGAGCAGGAGTGGGTGATTCCGCAGGCCATGCAGTTCACCAAGTCTAAGTGGACGCCGTTCCAAGGCATGAAAGTGAAGGGTAAAGTCCGCCGGGTGGTCCTGCGAGGAGAGGTGGCCTACATCGATGGACAG GTCTTGGTGCCGCCAGGTTACGGTGAAGACGTGAAGAGCTGGCCGGTGGCTTCCGTCCTCTCCCCCGAAAGCCCGTTG ACCCCCGAGCGTCCTCGCCCGACTCCTCCCCGCGACGGTCTGGTGCGAACCCGAGCCCCCAGCCCTCGCCGTTCGGCCGGAGAGAGTCGCTACCTGCAGCCCGCTCGCGTCCATCGCTCCTCCGACCCGGGACTGCCGCCAG AGATGGTCATGCTGCCCCCTTCGGGCGTGGCCGAAGGCTACAGCCACCCGCCTCCGCTGTCCAGGCTGATGTCCCCCCAGGCCATGCCGGGGCAGACCCCCGCCGGCCAGCTGCCCCACGCCCAGGTGTCCCCTCTGCTGCACCCGCTGGTGGGCCAGCACGTCCTGTCCGTCAGACAATTTAGCAAAGACCAG ATGTCTCACCTGTTCAACATTGCACACACGTTACGTTTGTTGGTTCAGAAGGAACGCAGCCTGGACATACTCAAG GGCAAAGTGATGGCGTCCATGTTCTACGAGGCGAGCACCCGCACCAGCAGCTCCTTCGCGGCGGCCATGCAGCGTCTGGGCGGCTCCGTGGTCCACTTCTCGGAGTCCACCTCGTCCGCGCAGAAGGGCGAATCCCTGGCCGACTCGGTGCAGACGATGAGCTGCTACGCCGACGTGCTGGTGGTCAGACACCCCATGCCCGGCGCTGTAGAA AGCGCGTCCCGCCATTGCCGCAAGCCAGTGATCAACGCGGGCGACGGCGTGGGCGAGCACCCGACTCAGGCTCTTCTGGACGTCTTCACCATCCGGGAGGAGCTGGGCACTGTCAACGGCATGACG ATCACCATGGTGGGCGACCTGAAACACGGCCGCACTGTCCACTCCCTGGCCAAACTGCTGACTCAGTACCGCATCACGCTGCGCTACGTGGCCCCCAAAAACCTCCACATGCCGGCCGAGATCATCGACTACGTGGCCTCCAAGGGCATCAAACAG GACGCCGACGTTGTTCGCAGGAGGAGTTTGAGAGCATCGAGGAAGCGCTGCCCGAGACCGACGTCCTCTACATGA